A region of Paractinoplanes abujensis DNA encodes the following proteins:
- a CDS encoding beta-1,3-glucanase family protein produces the protein MRKRTAWLSAVAALAVAAPIAAVTLPASAASPAILPVTVTNNTGRGDAVHLYVIGIMNGRWGSVNSAGAFSPWPAGGLPPTPAPDVSIPGPGNGGSTTIRIPKGLSGRVYMALRDKIKFFITPDGFVQPAPWAPGDPNFNTLFDTSEFTFNDAGLWLNSSQVDFFGIPHAVTVTNGAGQTKRTGDVVNDGRNKVINAIKAQPGWERSVITRSDGTVLRVLAPGKATDAGLFPANYLDSYINSAFAAYTSRTLTVVPRSAEPNRKFFGRTVGNTMRFTDSSGAEVATVDKPSTSNVWGCDGVFNAPNVAPFIQSEVRRTICTALVRGTLGTSTQEPVLDANAFYKNSAANHYSRIIHANMADGKAYGFAYDDVGGFESLVNDGDPQRAGIILSPFGAGGNPPVTTPPTTAPPTTRPPTTSPTTPPATQPPAGTTWAAGTPYAVGQVVTYNGRRYQCRQAHTSLPGWEPPNVLALWLPL, from the coding sequence TTGCGTAAGCGCACCGCATGGCTGAGCGCGGTGGCGGCCCTGGCCGTCGCCGCGCCCATTGCGGCGGTCACATTGCCCGCCTCGGCGGCATCCCCCGCCATCCTCCCGGTCACCGTCACCAACAACACCGGCCGCGGCGACGCGGTCCACCTCTACGTCATCGGCATCATGAACGGCCGCTGGGGCTCGGTGAACAGCGCCGGCGCGTTCTCGCCGTGGCCCGCGGGCGGCCTTCCCCCGACCCCCGCCCCCGACGTGTCCATCCCGGGCCCCGGCAACGGCGGCAGCACGACGATCCGCATCCCCAAGGGTCTGTCCGGCCGCGTCTACATGGCCCTGCGCGACAAGATCAAGTTCTTCATCACCCCGGACGGCTTCGTGCAGCCCGCGCCCTGGGCGCCCGGCGACCCCAACTTCAACACCCTGTTCGACACCAGCGAGTTCACGTTCAACGACGCCGGGCTGTGGCTGAACAGCTCGCAGGTCGACTTCTTCGGCATCCCGCACGCGGTCACCGTCACCAACGGCGCCGGGCAGACCAAACGTACGGGCGACGTGGTCAACGACGGCCGCAACAAGGTGATCAACGCGATCAAGGCCCAGCCGGGCTGGGAGCGGTCGGTCATCACCCGCTCCGACGGCACGGTGCTGCGGGTGCTCGCGCCGGGCAAAGCCACCGACGCCGGGCTGTTCCCCGCGAACTACCTGGACTCGTACATCAACTCGGCCTTCGCCGCCTACACCAGCCGCACCCTCACCGTGGTGCCGCGCTCGGCCGAACCCAACCGCAAGTTCTTCGGCCGTACGGTCGGCAACACCATGCGCTTCACGGACAGCTCGGGGGCCGAGGTCGCGACGGTCGACAAGCCCTCGACGTCCAACGTGTGGGGCTGCGACGGCGTGTTCAACGCGCCCAACGTCGCCCCGTTCATCCAGAGCGAGGTACGCCGTACGATCTGCACCGCGCTGGTCCGGGGCACCCTCGGCACGTCCACGCAGGAGCCGGTGCTCGACGCGAACGCGTTCTACAAGAACAGCGCGGCCAACCACTACTCGCGGATCATCCACGCCAACATGGCCGACGGTAAGGCCTACGGCTTCGCGTACGACGACGTCGGCGGTTTCGAGTCGCTGGTCAACGACGGTGACCCGCAGCGGGCCGGCATCATCCTGAGCCCGTTCGGGGCCGGCGGGAACCCGCCCGTCACCACTCCCCCGACGACGGCGCCGCCGACCACGCGGCCGCCGACCACGTCACCCACGACCCCGCCGGCCACGCAGCCGCCCGCCGGCACCACCTGGGCGGCCGGCACCCCGTACGCGGTGGGTCAGGTCGTGACCTACAACGGCCGGCGCTACCAGTGCCGCCAGGCCCACACGTCGCTGCCCGGGTGGGAGCCGCCGAACGTCCTGGCCCTCTGGCTGCCCCTTTAG
- a CDS encoding putative bifunctional diguanylate cyclase/phosphodiesterase yields MEQGGAGRRHVGATAAVALLGTVWCVGFLGFGVGAEAVAYVFVPVGGGLAAAAVLDLLRRHPGLEPVARRFWRAVLVAAVTLTLGYTWLAVDMFTHADEVRTRSMPAPAAALAAIGFLSVIYGLARVPVAPAGRAERWRMALDRMIAFLGCAAVLWYLGLAPMLSAREPWSPQATVLVGLALLLTVGAATKVSYIADGPVDRVAIRFIAAAAGIPAGADAVLAVQFGLLASVPAQAVVMPLCPLLVTLGVAAQHRAERGLRRERVRTGVLLPYLAMILVDVPLIAIAFGAPLRAPVRVVLIAAVVVTALVMVRQYLAYRENARLLREAQLQEERLQYEVGHDGLTGLANRALFRERLTTALTGPGPVSVLLIDLDDFKTVNDLLGHGVGDRLLISVARLLRAETGDGLPVRVGGDEFAVVLTGGDPEELAARLLRALSRPISEHRLLVQASIGIASAAPGATVDSVLRDADVAMYTAKQQGKAGFVRYAEGMGEPVLAHMQLGGELRRALDNDEFRVVYQPIMRLGDNRLVGVEALVRWHHPARGVVGPAEFIPAAERTGLIVPLGRFVLRETCRQAAAWLAEFGPDALREAGLNVSARQLHDPDFVAEVAGALADSGLPCERLVLEVTESAVLRGQQVSRALYELDRMGIRLALDDFGTGESSLSLLRAFPAAIVKLDKSFVDGIEIDDGHPGAADARQAVARAVIQLAHALKLDTVAEGIESPEQVATLRELGYTLGQGYHLAQPMTADGVSRLLARQAAAAPVGP; encoded by the coding sequence GTGGAGCAGGGAGGCGCCGGCCGGCGACACGTAGGGGCCACCGCCGCCGTCGCCCTGCTCGGGACCGTCTGGTGTGTGGGTTTCCTCGGGTTCGGGGTCGGCGCGGAAGCGGTCGCCTACGTCTTCGTGCCGGTCGGTGGCGGGCTCGCCGCGGCCGCAGTCCTCGATCTGTTGCGGCGTCATCCCGGTCTGGAGCCGGTGGCGCGCCGGTTCTGGCGGGCCGTCCTGGTCGCCGCGGTCACGCTCACGCTGGGCTACACCTGGCTGGCCGTGGACATGTTCACCCACGCCGACGAGGTGCGCACCCGCAGCATGCCCGCGCCGGCCGCGGCCCTGGCCGCGATCGGGTTCCTGTCAGTGATCTACGGCCTGGCCCGGGTGCCGGTCGCGCCGGCCGGCCGGGCCGAGCGGTGGCGGATGGCGCTGGACCGGATGATCGCGTTCCTGGGCTGCGCCGCGGTGCTGTGGTACTTGGGGCTGGCCCCGATGCTGTCGGCCCGAGAGCCGTGGAGTCCGCAGGCCACGGTCCTGGTCGGGCTGGCCCTGCTGCTCACGGTGGGGGCCGCGACCAAGGTGTCGTACATCGCGGACGGCCCGGTCGACCGGGTGGCGATCCGGTTCATCGCGGCCGCCGCGGGCATCCCGGCCGGGGCCGACGCGGTGCTGGCGGTGCAGTTCGGCCTGCTGGCCAGCGTGCCGGCCCAGGCCGTGGTCATGCCGTTGTGCCCGCTGCTGGTCACCCTCGGCGTCGCCGCCCAGCACCGGGCCGAGCGGGGGCTGCGCCGGGAGCGGGTCCGGACCGGGGTGCTGCTGCCCTACCTGGCCATGATCCTGGTCGACGTGCCGCTGATCGCGATCGCGTTCGGTGCGCCGCTGCGGGCGCCGGTGCGGGTGGTGCTGATCGCCGCCGTCGTGGTGACGGCCCTGGTCATGGTGCGGCAGTACCTGGCGTACCGGGAGAACGCCCGGCTGCTGCGCGAGGCGCAGTTGCAGGAGGAGCGTCTGCAGTACGAGGTGGGCCACGACGGCCTGACCGGGCTGGCCAACCGGGCGTTGTTCCGGGAGCGGCTGACGACCGCGCTGACCGGTCCCGGGCCGGTGTCGGTGCTGCTCATCGACCTCGACGACTTCAAGACGGTCAACGATCTGCTGGGGCACGGGGTGGGTGACCGGCTGCTGATCTCGGTGGCGCGGCTGCTGCGGGCCGAGACCGGCGACGGCCTTCCTGTCCGCGTGGGGGGCGACGAATTCGCGGTCGTGCTCACCGGCGGTGACCCCGAGGAGCTGGCCGCGCGGCTGCTCCGGGCCCTGTCCCGGCCCATCAGCGAGCACCGGCTGCTGGTGCAGGCCAGCATCGGCATCGCCTCCGCCGCGCCGGGCGCAACCGTCGATTCTGTTCTGCGGGACGCCGACGTCGCCATGTACACGGCCAAGCAGCAGGGCAAGGCGGGGTTCGTACGGTATGCGGAAGGCATGGGGGAGCCGGTGCTGGCCCACATGCAGCTCGGCGGTGAGCTGCGCCGGGCCCTCGACAACGACGAGTTCCGGGTGGTCTATCAACCCATCATGCGGCTCGGTGACAACCGCCTGGTCGGGGTCGAGGCCCTGGTCCGCTGGCATCATCCGGCGCGCGGCGTGGTCGGTCCGGCCGAATTCATCCCGGCCGCCGAACGCACCGGGCTGATCGTGCCGCTGGGCCGGTTCGTGCTGCGCGAGACGTGCCGGCAGGCCGCGGCGTGGCTGGCCGAGTTCGGGCCGGACGCGCTGCGCGAGGCCGGGCTCAACGTGTCGGCCCGGCAGCTGCACGACCCCGATTTCGTGGCCGAGGTGGCCGGCGCGCTGGCCGACAGCGGGCTGCCCTGCGAGCGGCTGGTCCTGGAGGTCACCGAGTCGGCCGTGCTGCGCGGCCAGCAGGTCTCCCGGGCCCTGTACGAGCTGGACCGGATGGGCATCCGGCTGGCCCTGGACGACTTCGGCACCGGCGAGTCCTCGCTGAGCCTGCTGCGCGCGTTCCCGGCCGCGATCGTCAAGCTCGACAAGTCGTTCGTGGACGGCATCGAGATCGACGACGGGCACCCCGGCGCGGCCGACGCCCGGCAGGCAGTGGCCCGCGCGGTCATCCAGCTGGCCCACGCCCTCAAGCTCGACACGGTGGCCGAGGGCATCGAGAGCCCCGAGCAGGTGGCCACGCTGCGCGAGCTCGGCTACACCCTGGGCCAGGGCTACCACCTGGCCCAGCCGATGACCGCCGACGGCGTCTCTCGTCTGCTGGCCCGTCAGGCCGCCGCGGCGCCCGTCGGACCGTGA
- a CDS encoding glycoside hydrolase family 43 protein, whose amino-acid sequence MKILIRRLACVSAVVLAAAFVPAATPAEAGQTSLRAADPSVLRVGGTYVSVQSTGGGIAVRQASSTDGLASAPQRQVWSDTRNLGEVWAPEIAVDGGRYWIHFSAGRGAAHRMYAISSAAPDSGYTAETRMALPDDKWAVDGSMFTFNGQRWFVWSGWAGDTNVEQNLYIARMSSPTATTGGRYVISQPREGWERVVGNPFINEGPEPIRDPNGQLHIVYSANGSWSDQYCLADLRLRAGGDPTYVWDWYKSNGCIFGSNRATMMAGWDPTLSANGPGHHTFVLLNGDIATSPPAGPRFPMMYHAVPKGTPYSWANRHWYTGSFVWWGNTTYTRANVPGATSSTGFGLKFFE is encoded by the coding sequence ATGAAGATCCTCATCCGCCGCCTCGCATGCGTGTCGGCCGTCGTCCTGGCGGCCGCGTTCGTGCCGGCGGCAACCCCGGCCGAGGCCGGGCAGACCTCTCTGCGGGCCGCCGATCCCAGCGTGTTGCGGGTCGGCGGCACGTACGTCTCGGTCCAGTCGACCGGCGGCGGCATCGCCGTACGGCAGGCGTCGTCGACCGACGGGCTGGCCTCCGCGCCCCAGCGGCAGGTCTGGTCCGACACCCGCAACCTGGGCGAGGTGTGGGCGCCCGAGATCGCGGTCGACGGCGGCCGCTACTGGATCCACTTCTCGGCCGGGCGCGGCGCCGCCCACCGGATGTACGCGATCAGTTCGGCCGCGCCCGACAGCGGGTACACGGCGGAGACGCGAATGGCGCTGCCCGACGACAAGTGGGCCGTCGACGGGTCCATGTTCACCTTCAACGGCCAGCGCTGGTTCGTGTGGTCGGGCTGGGCCGGCGACACCAACGTGGAGCAGAACCTCTACATCGCCCGGATGAGCAGCCCCACCGCGACCACGGGTGGCCGGTACGTCATCTCGCAGCCGCGCGAGGGCTGGGAGCGTGTGGTCGGTAACCCGTTCATCAACGAGGGCCCGGAGCCGATCCGCGACCCGAACGGGCAACTGCACATCGTGTACTCGGCCAACGGCAGCTGGAGCGACCAGTACTGCCTGGCCGACCTGCGGCTGCGGGCGGGCGGCGACCCCACGTACGTCTGGGACTGGTACAAGAGCAACGGCTGCATCTTCGGCTCGAACCGCGCCACCATGATGGCCGGCTGGGACCCCACCCTGTCCGCCAACGGGCCCGGTCACCACACGTTCGTGCTGCTCAACGGCGACATCGCGACGAGCCCGCCGGCCGGTCCGCGGTTCCCGATGATGTATCACGCGGTGCCCAAGGGCACGCCGTACTCGTGGGCCAACCGCCACTGGTACACGGGCTCGTTCGTCTGGTGGGGCAACACCACCTACACCCGCGCCAACGTGCCCGGGGCGACCTCGAGCACCGGGTTCGGGCTGAAGTTCTTCGAATAA
- a CDS encoding rhodanese-like domain-containing protein yields the protein MRRLGPDQVRAAVAAGALLIDTRTDVQRRQQGSLPGAIIIDRTVLEWRLDPASPHRIPEATGHDRVVIVVCRQGYSSSLAAASLRSLGLVNATDLAGGVEAWLAAGLPTSTGPEDVRY from the coding sequence ATGCGGCGGCTCGGCCCGGACCAGGTCCGGGCGGCCGTCGCGGCCGGCGCGCTGCTGATCGACACGCGCACCGACGTCCAGCGCCGGCAGCAGGGCTCGCTGCCCGGCGCGATCATCATCGACCGTACGGTGCTGGAATGGCGGCTCGATCCCGCGTCGCCCCACCGCATCCCCGAGGCGACCGGCCACGACCGGGTCGTGATCGTCGTGTGCCGTCAGGGTTACAGCTCCAGCCTGGCCGCGGCCAGCCTGCGCTCCCTCGGCCTGGTCAACGCGACCGACTTGGCCGGCGGGGTGGAGGCCTGGCTGGCGGCGGGACTGCCGACCAGCACCGGCCCCGAGGACGTCCGTTACTGA
- a CDS encoding DUF4142 domain-containing protein, which produces MSTVARVFRRRGRFVGVAVAATVALAVIEPSAAWAEPGVPLPPNQLITDTGKGKVAEADRDFATKVRLAGLWEIPAGEMAQEKSNNPRIKKIGQDIAAQHVVLDEMVRNAAAKLKIDLPDKPNEDQQGWLDEMANAEGEEFDQIYIDRLRAAHGKIFPAIATIRTSTRNDTIRKLAQRANQFVMTHLTLLESSNLVDFAALPTAPPPNAAAPASGGGAAGAAGAGGAVLSSADQNDPASSSLSLPLIAVIAVVIAGVALFLSRNLWGDPHRRRRRRYRSHY; this is translated from the coding sequence GTGTCCACCGTCGCTCGTGTGTTCCGCCGGCGTGGCCGGTTCGTCGGGGTGGCCGTGGCCGCCACCGTCGCCCTGGCCGTCATCGAGCCGAGCGCGGCCTGGGCCGAACCGGGCGTGCCCCTCCCGCCCAACCAGCTGATCACCGACACCGGCAAGGGCAAGGTGGCCGAGGCCGACCGCGACTTCGCGACGAAGGTGCGCCTGGCCGGGCTGTGGGAGATCCCCGCGGGCGAGATGGCCCAGGAGAAGTCGAACAACCCCCGGATCAAGAAGATCGGCCAGGACATCGCCGCGCAGCACGTCGTCCTCGACGAGATGGTGCGCAACGCGGCGGCCAAGCTCAAGATCGACCTGCCCGACAAGCCCAACGAGGACCAGCAGGGCTGGCTCGACGAGATGGCCAACGCCGAGGGCGAGGAGTTCGACCAGATCTACATCGACCGGCTCCGGGCCGCCCACGGCAAGATCTTCCCGGCGATCGCGACGATCCGCACGAGCACCCGCAACGACACGATCCGCAAGCTGGCCCAGCGGGCCAACCAGTTCGTGATGACCCACCTGACACTGCTCGAGAGCAGCAACCTGGTCGACTTCGCGGCGCTGCCCACCGCGCCCCCGCCCAACGCGGCCGCGCCCGCGAGCGGTGGCGGCGCGGCCGGTGCGGCCGGTGCGGGCGGCGCGGTGCTGTCCTCAGCCGACCAGAACGACCCGGCCTCGTCGTCGCTGAGCCTGCCGCTGATCGCGGTCATCGCGGTGGTGATCGCCGGCGTGGCCCTGTTCCTCAGCCGCAACCTCTGGGGTGACCCGCACCGCCGCCGGCGACGCCGCTACCGCTCCCACTACTGA
- a CDS encoding zinc-dependent alcohol dehydrogenase yields the protein MVYRGPYRVRPEEKDRPSIEHPNDAIVRVTRAAICGSDLHLYHGLMPDTRVGMTFGHEFVGVVDEVGPSVRNLKAGDRVMVPFNIFCGTCYFCARGLYSNCHNVNPNATAVGGIYGYSHTCGGYDGGQAEYVRVPLADVGPSLIPDWMDEDDAVLLTDALATGYFGAQLGDISEGDVVVVFGAGPVGLYAAASAWLMGAGRVIVIDHLDYRLEKAATFAHAETINFTEYDDIVVHMKKITDHLGADVAIDAVGAEADGNLLQHVTAAKLKLQGGSPVALNWAIDSVRKGGTISVMGAYGPMFSAIKFGDAMNKGLTLRMNQCPVKRQWPRLFEHIRNGYLKPSDIVTHRIPLEHIAEGYHIFSAKLDGCIKPLIIPNAA from the coding sequence ATGGTCTATCGCGGGCCGTACCGCGTACGCCCGGAGGAGAAGGACCGCCCGTCGATCGAGCATCCCAACGATGCGATCGTCCGGGTCACCCGCGCCGCCATCTGCGGTTCCGACCTGCACCTTTACCACGGGCTGATGCCCGACACGCGGGTCGGCATGACGTTCGGCCACGAGTTCGTGGGCGTCGTCGACGAGGTCGGGCCGTCGGTCCGCAACCTCAAGGCGGGCGACCGGGTGATGGTGCCTTTCAACATCTTCTGCGGTACGTGTTACTTCTGCGCCCGCGGGCTCTACTCGAACTGTCACAACGTCAACCCGAACGCCACCGCGGTCGGCGGCATCTACGGCTACTCGCACACGTGCGGGGGCTACGACGGCGGCCAGGCGGAATACGTGCGGGTGCCGCTGGCCGACGTCGGGCCCAGCCTCATCCCGGACTGGATGGACGAGGACGACGCGGTCCTGCTCACCGACGCGCTCGCCACCGGCTACTTCGGCGCCCAGCTGGGCGACATCTCCGAGGGGGACGTGGTCGTGGTCTTCGGCGCGGGCCCGGTCGGCCTGTACGCAGCGGCCTCGGCCTGGCTGATGGGCGCGGGCCGGGTGATCGTCATCGACCACCTCGACTACCGGCTGGAGAAGGCCGCGACCTTCGCGCACGCCGAGACGATCAACTTCACCGAGTACGACGACATCGTCGTGCACATGAAGAAGATCACCGACCATCTCGGCGCCGACGTGGCCATCGACGCGGTGGGTGCGGAGGCCGACGGCAACCTGCTGCAGCACGTGACCGCGGCCAAGCTCAAGCTGCAGGGCGGCTCCCCGGTCGCCTTGAACTGGGCCATCGACTCCGTCCGCAAGGGCGGCACCATCTCGGTGATGGGGGCCTACGGCCCGATGTTCAGCGCGATCAAGTTCGGCGACGCCATGAACAAGGGGCTCACCCTGCGCATGAACCAGTGCCCGGTGAAGCGGCAGTGGCCGCGGCTGTTCGAGCACATCCGCAACGGCTACCTCAAGCCGAGCGACATCGTCACGCACCGGATCCCGCTCGAGCACATCGCCGAGGGCTACCACATCTTCTCGGCCAAGCTCGACGGCTGCATCAAGCCGCTCATCATCCCGAACGCCGCCTAG
- a CDS encoding transcriptional regulator: MTAALDPIIHPTHRLRICAMLVAGTTVELSIIKDHLDLSPSALSKQVAALVDAGYVKQERLGTDTRRVWLSMTRQGTKAYRGHVAALQEIVNATTVPSEPRPG; encoded by the coding sequence GTGACAGCGGCCCTCGACCCGATCATCCACCCCACCCACCGCCTGCGCATCTGCGCGATGCTCGTCGCGGGCACGACAGTGGAGCTGTCGATCATCAAGGACCACCTCGACCTGAGCCCGTCCGCGCTGAGCAAGCAGGTCGCCGCGCTGGTCGACGCCGGCTACGTCAAACAGGAACGCCTCGGCACCGACACCCGCCGCGTCTGGCTGTCGATGACCCGCCAGGGCACGAAGGCCTACCGCGGTCACGTGGCCGCCCTCCAGGAAATCGTCAACGCGACGACGGTCCCCAGCGAGCCGAGACCGGGCTGA